The following are encoded together in the Chanodichthys erythropterus isolate Z2021 chromosome 16, ASM2448905v1, whole genome shotgun sequence genome:
- the LOC137002730 gene encoding artemin — translation MFSRTTFQYGVLTMLNLDLKTEAVTVGVWWRPRSWIRAMPAMPSVTNAPCHRKRWQVLVWVVMSLLPLVAGGRSRFQAESEAAVGFAGAGVEEPPLEAFPNIEEELEEGSDSPWHGLYEPSVLVEDDQQPARWERSPRSPDTSDIQTKGARKKKKKKEKEEKKKKEKSSRGRHSSRDCRVEKREMRVRDLGMGFDSDEIVLFKFCVGSCQRSRGNYDLALRALLANGSLPKRTARKVSAHPCCRPTGYEPVSFMDATTTWRTIKSLSAADCECVG, via the exons GTGGGAGTTTGGTGGAGGCCGAGGAGTTGGATCAGAGCAATGCCAGCCATGCCATCAGTCACAAACGCACCATGTCACAGGAAACGCTGGCAG GTGCTTGTATGGGTTGTGATGTCTCTACTGCCCCTAGTGGCAGGAGGCAGGTCGCGCTTCCAAGCAGAATCCGAAGCTGCGGTTGGATTTGCTGGTGCTGGGGTGGAGGAGCCACCTTTAGAGGCTTTTCCAAACATTGAGGAAGAGCTTGAGGAGGGCAGTGACTCCCCGTGGCATGGCCTGTATG AGCCATCTGTTCTCGTCGAGGACGACCAGCAGCCAGCACGATGGGAACGCTCCCCCCGCTCACCGGATACCTCTGACATACAGACCAAAGGTGCACgcaagaaaaagaagaaaaaagagaaggaggaaaagaaaaagaaagagaagagCAGCAGGGGACGGCATAGCAGTCGGGACTGTCGCGTGGAGAAACGTGAGATGCGCGTTCGGGACCTGGGCATGGGATTCGACTCAGACGAGATTGTCCTCTTCAAGTTTTGCGTCGGCTCCTGCCAGAGGTCTCGTGGGAACTACGACTTGGCTCTGCGCGCTCTGCTGGCCAATGGTAGTCTGCCCAAGCGCACCGCCAGGAAGGTTAGCGCACACCCTTGCTGCCGCCCCACAGGCTATGAACCGGTCTCCTTCATGGATGCTACAACAACCTGGAGAACTATCAAGTCCCTCTCCGCAGCGGACTGTGAGTGCGTGGGATGA